The following DNA comes from Hyphomicrobiales bacterium.
AGCTGGTCTCGACTGCGTCGCCGAGCTTTTCCTGGGCGTAGAGGCGCCCGGTGTCGTGGCCCTGCGACCAGCCGCCGTCATTGTGCGGACCGACATAGACGAAGCAGGCTTTCAGCGGATCGGCCGCATTGGCGCCGCCGGCCATCAGGCCGAGAGCGACAAACGCGCCCGCGAGGGTGAGGCTTTTGCGCATTCAGTAGTCTCCCTGTTTCGGCGTGCCGCGCATGGCGCGCCGGTGTTTGACGTGCAGACGTCGACCGGCGCCAAGAGTGCGTCAGCCGACGATACGGTACAAGTGCGGACCCGATCAGCGGTCCGGCACGAAGGACTGGCCCAGACAGGCCGGCGTATTGACCCGCATCAGCGTACGGTCGCGTGAAATCACGACGAGCACGATGACGGTGGTAAGGTAAGGCAGCATCGACAGGAACTGCGAGGGAATGCCGATACCGAACGCCTGGGCGTGCAGCTGCAGGATACTGACGGCACCGAACAGCACCGCGCCAATCGCCAGCCGTGACGGCAGCCAGGACGCAAAGACGACGAGCGCAAGCGCGATCCAGCCGCGCCCCGACGTCATGTTCTGCGTCCATTGCGGCGTGTACACGAGCGACAGATAGCCGCCGCCGAGTCCGGCGCAGGCGCCGCCGAAGATCACCGCGAGGAACCGCACGCGAATGACGTTGTAGCCAAGCGAATGGGCCGAGACGTGATTGTCGCCGACCGCACGCAGGACGAGCCCGGCGCGACTGCGGAACAAAAACCACGACACGGCCATCGTCAGAAAGACGGCGAGATAGGTCAGCGGATCGAGGCCGAAGATAATCGACCCGGCAACCGGCAGATCGCTCAAAACCGGGATATCGAGTTTCGGTAGGCCAAGCCCCGGAATGCCGACAAAGGCATCGCCGATCAGCGCCGAAAG
Coding sequences within:
- a CDS encoding ABC transporter permease — protein: MFEGILLTIITAATPLLFAAIGELVTERSGVLNLGVEGMMAVGAVCGFAAAHLTGMPVVGILAAAVAGALMASLFAVVTLVFVANQVASGLALTLFGLGLSALIGDAFVGIPGLGLPKLDIPVLSDLPVAGSIIFGLDPLTYLAVFLTMAVSWFLFRSRAGLVLRAVGDNHVSAHSLGYNVIRVRFLAVIFGGACAGLGGGYLSLVYTPQWTQNMTSGRGWIALALVVFASWLPSRLAIGAVLFGAVSILQLHAQAFGIGIPSQFLSMLPYLTTVIVLVVISRDRTLMRVNTPACLGQSFVPDR